Genomic DNA from Rhodoferax mekongensis:
TGATGGTCTGCCAGTGCGATGTGATTGGCAAATGCCGCAGGCACCGCGTCTCGGTGGCGGGCTACATGGCGCACCTGTCTTGTGGCCAACCAGAATTTCAGCATCACGCTGGCGACCAGCGTGACAGCGAAAAAGAGGGTCATCCACAGGGATGGCGAAAATTCAAACGGGGTGTCTTGCATGGCGGCAGAGTTTAGGTCATCGGCGACAATGGCGGCATGGCTGAACAAAACTCCCCCATCGCGCCCGTGCTCATCAAATCTGACAAAAACTTGGTTTGGTTGGACTGTGAAATGACCGGTCTGGAGCCCGAGGTCGACCGTCTGCTGGAAATCGCTGTCATCGTGACCGACCCGCACCTCGGTCAGCGGGTCGAGGGCCCGGTGTTCGTCATTCATCAGTCCGATGCCCAGCTCGACAAAATGGATGCTTGGAACAAGGGCACCCACGGGAAGAGTGGTCTGATTGACAAGGTCAAGGCATCCACCGTCACGGAAGCCGATGCAGAGGCGGCGTTGATCGCGTTTCTGTCGCAATACGTGCCCGCAGGTGCTTCGCCCATGTGTGGCAACACCATCGGTCAGGACCGGCGCTTTCTGGTCAAGTACATGCCGAAGTTGGAGGCCTTCTTCCATTACCGGAACCTGGATGTGAGCACCCTCAAAGAGCTGGCCAAGCGATGGAAGCCTGAGGTGGCGGACGCGTTCAAAAAGCAACAAAAGCACACGGCTTTGGCCGACGTGAACGAGTCCATCGAAGAGCTATCACACTACCGTGAGCATTTTCTCAAAATAAATTAGGTAAAAACCCGAATCCATGCCATAATCGAAAGCTTCGCAGGTAACGCCATGTTGGCGGCGTGCGAGATTTGTACATCTCCCTTCATTCACCGGGCACGCTTTTTAAGCGATATACGCCCCCAGCACTGAAACACACCCCTTTGCGGGTCAGAGCAGGTTCCGTTTGATGGTTGATGTTTTTTAACCATTGACGGAGCAGCCGCACAACCTGCGGCGCTTTCGTGTGAGAAAAAATATGACTGACGCTTTTGAAGTGACAGGCGAATTCGCGCCTGCCGAAAACCTTTCCGTTTCCGCAACTTCTGTGGAATCCAACGTGGCTGCCGAGACTGTGGAAGCTGCCGCTCCCGAAGCCCCCAACGGTTTCGTGGAACTGGGCCTGGCACCTGCTTTGGTGCAAGCCTGTAAAGACCTGGGCTACACCCAACCCACCACCGTGCAGCAAAAGGCCATTCCTTTGGCCATGGCTGGTGTAGGCTCCGAGAAGGCCGGCAAGTTTGTCGACCTGATGGTGTCCAGCCAGACAGGTTCCGGCAAGACTGCCGCATTCTTGTTGCCTGTGTTGCACACCTTGTTGACCCAGCAAGCCGAAGCGGAAGCCGCTGAGCGCGCTGAGTACGAACAAGCCTGCGCTGATGCAGCCGCCAAGGGCGAGCCCGCTCCCAAGCGTGCGAAGCGCAAGGACCCCACCAATCCCCGCAACTTCAAGGCGCCTACTCCTGGCGCCCTGATTGTGTGCCCCACACGCGAACTGGCCCAGCAAGTGGCGCACGACGCGATTGACCTGGTGCAGCACTGCCGTGGCCTGCGCGTCGCCAACATCGTGGGCGGCATGCCTTATCAGTTGCAAATCGCCAAGCTGCAAAACGCCAATCTCGTGGTGGCCACTCCCGGCCGTTTGCTGGATCTGCAACGTTCCATGCAAATCAAGCTGGACCAAGTTCAGTTCCTGGTGGTGGACGAAGCCGACCGCATGTTGGACCTGGGCTTTGCCGATGACCTGGCTGAAATCAACCAGCTCACCATCGATCGCAAGCAGACCATGATGTTCAGCGCCACCTTCGCACCCCGCATCCAGCAATTGGCTGCCCGTGTGATGCGCGAACCCCAGCGCGTGACGATCGATAGCCCCCAGGAAAAGCACGCCAACATCAAGCAAGTGCTGTTCTGGGCTGATAACGCACAGCACAAGCGCAAGCTGCTGGACCACTGGCTGCGTGACACCACCATCAACCAAGCGGTGGTGTTTGCCAGCACCCAGATCGAGTGCGATGGTTTGGCCAACGACTTGCAGCAAGACGGCTTCTCCGCGGTGGCCCTGCACGGTGCCTTGAGCCAAGGCCTGCGTAACCGCCGCCTGATGGCATTGCGCCAAGGTCAGGTGCAGATTCTGGTGGCTACCGATGTGGCTGCTCGTGGTATCGACGTGCCCACCATCACCCACGTGTTCAACTTCGGTTTGCCCATGAAGGCGGAGGACTACACCCACCGTATCGGCCGCACCGGTCGTGCAGGTCGTGATGGTCTGGCTGTGACATTCGCCGAGTTCCGCGACCGTCGCAAGATTTTTGACATCGAGGCTTACAGCCGCCAGCCCATCAAGCCAGAAACTATCCCCGGCCTGGAACCCCAGCAGCGCGCTCCCGAGTCCCGCCCCAGCTTCGGTGGCCGTGGCCGTGGTGGTGACTTCCAGCCCCGCGAACGCAAGTTCGGCGGCCCGCGTGAAGGCGGCTTCGGTGGTGGACAGCGCGATGGCGCTCCCCGTGAAGGTTATGGCGCAGTGCGCGGTTTCGGCGGACGCCCTGAAGGCGGCGGTCGTGGTTTCGGTGAAAGCTCCCGTGACTTCGGTGGCGCTTCCCGCGAAGGCTTCAGCTACGAGCGCAAGGGCGGCTTCAACGACCGCTTTGCCGGCCAAGGCGCTCCCCGTGGCGATGCGCCCCGCGGTGATGCACGTCCTCCCCGTGGTGACTTCCAACCCCGTGGCGATTTCGGCGCCCCTCGCGGAGACTTCGGTGCACCGCGTGGTGACTTCGCAGCGCGCAAGCCGGCCTTCGGCAAGCCCGCTGGTTTTGCCAAGCCCGGTAACGGCGGCAAGGTCTTTGTCCCCCGTGATGCCAAGAAGCGTCCCGCACGCAACTTCGACTAATCTGCCAAGCGGCAGATAACAAAAAGCCCCGCGGCGCGAGCCGGCGGGGCTTTTTTACGTCGGCACTTTGCGTTGTGCAGACCGGTGATGGTGCTGTGTCAGGACATACCGTTGCGGCTGGCCAGTTCCACAAACAGCCCCGCGTGGTCCAGGTCGGACAGGCCGTGCTCGATGCCTTCGGAATACAGTTTTTCAAACAACGTAGTAATCGGCGCATCAAAGCCCACCTCAGAGGCCGTGGCCAAGGCGTTACGCAAGTCCTTGATTTGCACCGTCATGCGGGCGCGGGGTGCAAAGTCGCGATCTACCATGCGCTGGCCGTGGACCTGCAGGATGCGACTGTCTGCAAAGCCGCCGGTGATGGCTTCTTTCACCTTGCCCATATTCGCGCCGCCGCGTTCACAGAGCAGCAGGGCTTCTGCCACGATGCCGATGGTGGCGCCCACGATCATCTGGTTGGCCAGCTTGGTGAGTTGGCCGGAGCCGATGGGCCCCACATGGGTGGGGCGGCCGAAGATTTTGAGCACCGGCATGGCGCGCTCGAAGTTGGCGGCCTTTCCACCCGCCATGATGGCCAGCGTACCTTGCTCGGCCCCCAGCGTGCCGCCGGAGACAGGTGCATCCAGATAGTCCACACCGCGCTCGCTCAGGCGGGCGGCATGGTCGCGGGCTTCTACGGGTTTGATGGACGACATGTCCACCAGCAGCGTGCCCTGTTTTATGGCGTCTGCCGCGCCTAATTCAAACAGCACATGGCTGACGATGCCGCCGTGGTCCAGCATGGTGATGACCATGTCTGCCTCAGCGACGGCATGGGCGGCTGTGGGGTGAACGATGGCGCCGAAGGCGATGAGGCGTTCCGCTTTGGCGGGGGTGCGGTTCCAGACGTGGACGGTATGGCCGGCTTCACAAAGGCGGCGTCCCATGGGGAACCCCATGAGACCGATGCCGAGAAGTGCTATTTTCATGGTGTCAGTGTGCTCCTGCACCTGAGAATAGCGCCGCCCCGTGAGGGGGGAGAGGGTTTGTACCGTGAAGGCTGTCGAGGTGCTGACAGCCTTCACCGCAGGGGCTTACATCAGCAGGTGTTCGCCCGCGTTGTCGCCGCCCAGGGTCACATAGTTCACCTTGCGGATGTCCATGAGTTTCTTGCCACCGGCATAGCTGATGGAGCTTTGCACGTCCTGCTCCATTTCAATCAGCGTGTCGGCCAGCTTGCCTTTGATTGGCTCAAGGATGCGCTTGCCTTCGACGTGCTTGTATTCGCCCTTGTTGAAGTCGCTGGCCGAGCCGTAGTACTCCTTGAACATGGCACCATCGACCTCCACCGTTTTGCCGGGGGACTCTTCGTGGCCCGCAAACAGGGAACCGATCATGACCATGCTGGCGCCGAAGCGGATGCTCTTGGCAATGTCACCATGGCTGCGGATGCCGCCGTCGGCAATGATGGGCTTGGTGGCCACACGGGCACACCATTTGAGCGCGCTGAGCTGCCAGCCGCCGGTGCCAAAGCCCGTTTTGAGCTTGGTGATACACACTTTGCCGGGGCCCACACCGACCTTGGTGGCATCCGCGCCCCAGTTTTCCAGGTCGATCACCGCCTCAGGTGTGGCCACGTTGCCGGCGATCACAAAGCTGCCGGGCAGGTGTTTCTTGAGGTAAATGATCATGTCGCGCACGCTGTCGGCATGGCCGTGGGCGATGTCGATAGTGATGTACTCGGGCGTCAGGCCCAGCGCCACCAGCTGGTCCACCGTGGCGTAGTCCGGCTTCTTCACGCCCAGCGAGATGGAGGCAAACAGGTCCTTGGCGTGCATCTCCTGGACGAACTTCACGTTGTCCAGATCAAAGCGGTGCATCACGTAAAAGTAGCCATTGCGCGCCAGCCATTCGCAGATGGACTCGTCCACCACGGTTTTCATGTTGGCAGGCACGACCGGAAGGCGGAATTTGCGGCTGCCCAGCTCCACGCCGGCATCGCATTCAGAACGGCTCTCCACCCGGCATTTGCGGGGCAGCAAGAGGATGTTGTCGTAGTCAAAAATTTCCATGGTTCCCAAGCTCCTATCCAAAGTTTCAAACCAAAACACTGAGCACTTGGACTGGCACCGGCCATAAAAAAACCGGGTGCCAATTGCTTGGGCCCGGTGCTTGATTGTAGAAAGGTCGCGGCCGATGCGGTATATGAATTTGCTTATGGCTGCCAAAACGTGGCGCACACGGGAATCGTGTACGCCTCGGGCGCAGGTTTTGATGACGCCGGAGCGAAGTGCCTGTGTATTTTGCTGCGTGTCCCCCGCCCGCTGCGCAGGCTCCTCCTTGACCTCCGCAAAACACACAGGCACTTTGCTCCTCCCAGCCTTTCTACAATCGGCGCATGCATTCTTTTGCCGCCGCTGGCTCCACTCCCCTCCTGTTACACAACCTGAACCCCGAGCAGCTGGCCGCTGTGACGCTGCCCGCCGAGCACGCGCTCATTCTGGCGGGGGCGGGTTCCGGCAAAACGAGGGTGCTCACCACGCGCATCGCGTGGCTATTGCAGAACGGCTACGTGTCACCCGGCGGCATCTTGGCGGTGACCTTCACCAACAAGGCCGCCAAGGAAATGATGACGCGGCTCAGTGCCATGTTGCCGGTGAATGTGCGCGGCATGTGGATAGGCACCTTCCACGGCCTGTGCAACCGCTTCCTGCGCGCGCATTACAAGAACGCAGGATTGCCACAGGCCTTTCAGATTCTGGACACGCAAGATCAGCTCTCCGCCATCAAGCGCTTGTGCAAGCAGTACAAGATCGACGACGAGCGCTTTCCTCCCAAGCAGATGGCCTGGTTCATCGGCAACTGCAAGGAAGAAGGTCTGCGACCCAAGGACGTGGTGGCCAGCGACCCGGACACGCGCAAAAAGATTGAGATTTACCAGCTCTACGAAGACCAGTGCCAGCGCGAAGGCGTGGTGGACTTTGGCGAGCTGATGCTGCGCTCTTACGAGCTGCTGCGCGACAACGCGCCCATCCGCGAGCACTACCAGCGGCGCTTCCGCCACATCCTGATTGATGAGTTCCAAGACACCAACAAGCTGCAATACGCCTGGATCAAGATGATCGCTGGCGTGGGGCAGGGTGGCAGTGACGGGAGCGGTGGCTCGGTGCTGGCGGTGGGCGATGACGATCAGAGCATTTACGCCTTCCGCGGCGCGCGCGTCGGCAATATGACCGACTTTGTGCGCGAGTTCGCGGTGCGCCAGCAGATCAAGCTGGAGCAGAACTACCGCAGCTACAGCAACATCCTGGACAGCGCCAACGCGCTCATCAGCCACAACAGCCGCCGCCTTGGCAAAAACCTGCGCACCGACCAGGGCGCGGGCGAGCCGGTGCGGGTGTATGAGGCGCCCAGCGACTTTGCCGAAGCGCAATGGATGGTGGACGAGATGAAGCAGCTCATCCGCGACGATGTGCCGCGCTCGGAGATTGCCGTGCTCTATCGCAGCAACGCGCAAAGCCGCGTGATTGAAACCGGGCTGTTCAATGCAGGCATTCCCTACCGCGTGTATGGCGGCCTGCGCTTTTTTGAGCGCGCTGAAATTAAGCACGCGCTGGCGTACCTGCGCCTCTTGGAGAACCCCAACGACGACACCAGCTTTCTGCGGGTCGTGAACTTCCCGGCGCGCGGCATCGGTGCGCGCAGCATCGAGCAGTTGCAAGACCTGGCCCGGGCCACCGGCTGCTCGCTGCACGATGCCGTGAGCACACTCACTGGCCGCCCCGGCGCCGTGATCGCCGGCTTTGTGGCCAAGCTCGACGTCATGCGCGAGCAGACCGCCGACCTGAACCTCAAAGACATCATCAAGCTCATGCTGGAGCACAGCGGCCTGCTGGAGCACTACCGCAACGAGCGCGAGGGCGAAGACCGCGTTGAGAACTTGGACGAACTGGTCAACGCCGCCGAGAGCTTTGTGATGCAAGAAGGCTTCGGCCGCGAAGCCCCCGGCATGGCGCCGCTGGTCAGCAGCCCCGAAGCTTTGTTGAGCCAGAGCCCTGCCAGCCAAGGCTTGAGCGGCAATGCGCTGGAAACTGCACCGGATGAATTCGGCGACACCGGCGAAACCCTCTCGCCCTTGCAAGCCTTCTTGACCCACGCCGCGCTCGAAGCGGGCGACAACATGGCCGCCGCCGGGCAGGACGCCATCCAGCTCATGACCGTGCACTCCAGCAAGGGTCTGGAATTTGACTGCGTGTTCATCACCGGCATGGAAGAGGGCTTGTTCCCCCACGAGAACTCCATGAGCGACCACGACGGTCTGGAGGAAGAGCGCCGCCTGGCCTACGTGGCCATCACCCGCGCGCGCAAGCGCCTGTACCTGAGCCATTCGCAGACGCGCATGCTGCACGGGCAGACGCGCTACAACCTCAAGAGCCGCTTCTTCGACGAGCTGCCGGAGGAATGCCTGAAGTACCTCACACCCAAGCAGCAGGCCATGCCCTCAGGTGCCGGTATGGGTGGTGGCATGGGCGGCGGTTTTGGTGGCGGAGGCTATGGCGGCTCCGGCAACAGCTGGGGTGGTAGTGGCTATGCTACGAATTCAGGAGCTGCTCGCGCATATTCCACGGGCGCCGGAGGCACATTTGGCGCGTATTCCGCCCCGCAGAAGGAAGTGGTGCGCAAAGAGGAGCCCACCGGCCTGCGCAAGGGGCAAAAGGTGTTCCACGCCAAGTTCGGCGAGGGCACCGTGCTCACGCTGGAAGGCGCGGGCGACGATGCGCGTGCCCAGATCAACTTCCCCCGCCACGGCACCAAGTGGCTCGCCCTGAGCGTGGCCAAACTCACGCCGGTGCCCTGAACCTGCGTTGATTTTCTGGAGACCGCTATGAGCCTGGACATTGCGAACACCCCACCGGCGCCGTACTACGCCGTCATCTTCACCAGCCTGCGCACCGCCGTCGATGAGGGCTATGGCGAGATGGCCGAAAAGATGGTGGCACTCGCCGCGCAGCAGCCCGGTTTTCTGGGCGTAGAGTCCGCGCGCGACGGGCTGGGCATCACCGTGTCGTACTGGAAAGACCTGGAGTCCATCCGTGCCTGGAAGGCGAATGCCGAGCACCAGGTCGCCCAGCAGCTGGGCCACGAAAAATGGTACGCGGCCTTCAAGACCCGCATTGCTAAAGTCGAGCGGGACTACGCGCTCTGAGAGCGCTTGCCCAC
This window encodes:
- a CDS encoding GMP reductase, which codes for MEIFDYDNILLLPRKCRVESRSECDAGVELGSRKFRLPVVPANMKTVVDESICEWLARNGYFYVMHRFDLDNVKFVQEMHAKDLFASISLGVKKPDYATVDQLVALGLTPEYITIDIAHGHADSVRDMIIYLKKHLPGSFVIAGNVATPEAVIDLENWGADATKVGVGPGKVCITKLKTGFGTGGWQLSALKWCARVATKPIIADGGIRSHGDIAKSIRFGASMVMIGSLFAGHEESPGKTVEVDGAMFKEYYGSASDFNKGEYKHVEGKRILEPIKGKLADTLIEMEQDVQSSISYAGGKKLMDIRKVNYVTLGGDNAGEHLLM
- a CDS encoding NAD(P)-dependent oxidoreductase, with translation MKIALLGIGLMGFPMGRRLCEAGHTVHVWNRTPAKAERLIAFGAIVHPTAAHAVAEADMVITMLDHGGIVSHVLFELGAADAIKQGTLLVDMSSIKPVEARDHAARLSERGVDYLDAPVSGGTLGAEQGTLAIMAGGKAANFERAMPVLKIFGRPTHVGPIGSGQLTKLANQMIVGATIGIVAEALLLCERGGANMGKVKEAITGGFADSRILQVHGQRMVDRDFAPRARMTVQIKDLRNALATASEVGFDAPITTLFEKLYSEGIEHGLSDLDHAGLFVELASRNGMS
- the orn gene encoding oligoribonuclease; translated protein: MAEQNSPIAPVLIKSDKNLVWLDCEMTGLEPEVDRLLEIAVIVTDPHLGQRVEGPVFVIHQSDAQLDKMDAWNKGTHGKSGLIDKVKASTVTEADAEAALIAFLSQYVPAGASPMCGNTIGQDRRFLVKYMPKLEAFFHYRNLDVSTLKELAKRWKPEVADAFKKQQKHTALADVNESIEELSHYREHFLKIN
- a CDS encoding UvrD-helicase domain-containing protein translates to MHSFAAAGSTPLLLHNLNPEQLAAVTLPAEHALILAGAGSGKTRVLTTRIAWLLQNGYVSPGGILAVTFTNKAAKEMMTRLSAMLPVNVRGMWIGTFHGLCNRFLRAHYKNAGLPQAFQILDTQDQLSAIKRLCKQYKIDDERFPPKQMAWFIGNCKEEGLRPKDVVASDPDTRKKIEIYQLYEDQCQREGVVDFGELMLRSYELLRDNAPIREHYQRRFRHILIDEFQDTNKLQYAWIKMIAGVGQGGSDGSGGSVLAVGDDDQSIYAFRGARVGNMTDFVREFAVRQQIKLEQNYRSYSNILDSANALISHNSRRLGKNLRTDQGAGEPVRVYEAPSDFAEAQWMVDEMKQLIRDDVPRSEIAVLYRSNAQSRVIETGLFNAGIPYRVYGGLRFFERAEIKHALAYLRLLENPNDDTSFLRVVNFPARGIGARSIEQLQDLARATGCSLHDAVSTLTGRPGAVIAGFVAKLDVMREQTADLNLKDIIKLMLEHSGLLEHYRNEREGEDRVENLDELVNAAESFVMQEGFGREAPGMAPLVSSPEALLSQSPASQGLSGNALETAPDEFGDTGETLSPLQAFLTHAALEAGDNMAAAGQDAIQLMTVHSSKGLEFDCVFITGMEEGLFPHENSMSDHDGLEEERRLAYVAITRARKRLYLSHSQTRMLHGQTRYNLKSRFFDELPEECLKYLTPKQQAMPSGAGMGGGMGGGFGGGGYGGSGNSWGGSGYATNSGAARAYSTGAGGTFGAYSAPQKEVVRKEEPTGLRKGQKVFHAKFGEGTVLTLEGAGDDARAQINFPRHGTKWLALSVAKLTPVP
- a CDS encoding antibiotic biosynthesis monooxygenase family protein, translated to MSLDIANTPPAPYYAVIFTSLRTAVDEGYGEMAEKMVALAAQQPGFLGVESARDGLGITVSYWKDLESIRAWKANAEHQVAQQLGHEKWYAAFKTRIAKVERDYAL
- a CDS encoding DEAD/DEAH box helicase codes for the protein MTDAFEVTGEFAPAENLSVSATSVESNVAAETVEAAAPEAPNGFVELGLAPALVQACKDLGYTQPTTVQQKAIPLAMAGVGSEKAGKFVDLMVSSQTGSGKTAAFLLPVLHTLLTQQAEAEAAERAEYEQACADAAAKGEPAPKRAKRKDPTNPRNFKAPTPGALIVCPTRELAQQVAHDAIDLVQHCRGLRVANIVGGMPYQLQIAKLQNANLVVATPGRLLDLQRSMQIKLDQVQFLVVDEADRMLDLGFADDLAEINQLTIDRKQTMMFSATFAPRIQQLAARVMREPQRVTIDSPQEKHANIKQVLFWADNAQHKRKLLDHWLRDTTINQAVVFASTQIECDGLANDLQQDGFSAVALHGALSQGLRNRRLMALRQGQVQILVATDVAARGIDVPTITHVFNFGLPMKAEDYTHRIGRTGRAGRDGLAVTFAEFRDRRKIFDIEAYSRQPIKPETIPGLEPQQRAPESRPSFGGRGRGGDFQPRERKFGGPREGGFGGGQRDGAPREGYGAVRGFGGRPEGGGRGFGESSRDFGGASREGFSYERKGGFNDRFAGQGAPRGDAPRGDARPPRGDFQPRGDFGAPRGDFGAPRGDFAARKPAFGKPAGFAKPGNGGKVFVPRDAKKRPARNFD